A region of Halalkaliarchaeum desulfuricum DNA encodes the following proteins:
- the tes gene encoding tetraether lipid synthase Tes — MTSIRHRSTDLEGKRSSTTGIEDPLALASDLAPDADRHLKVTDSMCPECVAEGQYGEMTVPMVVYEEDGEIRLAKECEDHGTVRDVYWSDAHMYYRAREWAEFDDHLDSQHVTPDDGVSCPTDCGLCPLHKSHTGLGNITVSNRCDLSCWYCFFYAREDDPIYEPTIDQIREMVRSMTSEEPIGTNAIQITGGEPTLRDDIVEVVEAVAEEVDHIQLNTHSGRLAGNVDLARDLRDAGVNTIYTSFDGVSPETNVKNYWEMPEAIRTYREADLPVVLVPTLIGGYNIAEVGEILRFAAANSETIRGVNFQPVSLVGRMPDHERHEQRMTIPDAIHAIEEGTDGQIPADAWYPIPSVLPVSEFAKTWNDAPLYELSNHFACGMATYVYEDGDSLVPITDFFEVGPFLQALREIADAYEEPLSRFERSRVGARLAWELYQAVDRGAQPENVQIGKWLLEALTAGTYEGLVEFHENSLFLGMMHFMDPYNYDVDRVQRCDVHYGMPDGRVVPFCAYNVIPDLYRDTTQEEYAVTAEEWADREYATLTDSDAPDRTRLRSEMVTGREEDEEFLREGPGIYGYDVKRRRRIDEDDQSRIRETYRRAIEDLEPV, encoded by the coding sequence ATGACCTCGATTCGACATCGATCGACCGATCTCGAGGGGAAACGGAGTTCAACCACCGGTATCGAAGACCCGCTGGCGTTGGCGTCGGATCTCGCGCCGGACGCGGATCGGCACCTGAAAGTGACCGACAGCATGTGTCCGGAGTGCGTCGCAGAAGGGCAGTACGGGGAGATGACCGTCCCCATGGTAGTCTACGAGGAGGACGGCGAAATCCGGCTGGCGAAAGAGTGTGAAGACCACGGAACCGTCCGGGACGTTTACTGGAGCGACGCCCACATGTATTATCGGGCCCGGGAGTGGGCCGAGTTCGACGACCACCTCGACTCCCAGCACGTCACTCCGGATGACGGTGTCTCGTGCCCGACGGACTGTGGACTGTGTCCGCTGCACAAGTCACACACAGGGCTCGGAAACATCACGGTATCCAATCGCTGTGATCTCAGTTGCTGGTACTGTTTCTTTTACGCCCGGGAGGACGACCCGATCTACGAGCCGACGATCGACCAGATTCGAGAAATGGTGCGGTCGATGACATCCGAGGAGCCGATCGGCACCAACGCGATCCAGATCACCGGTGGCGAGCCCACGTTGCGTGACGACATCGTCGAGGTCGTCGAGGCGGTCGCCGAGGAGGTCGATCACATCCAGTTGAACACCCACAGTGGCCGTCTCGCCGGAAACGTGGACCTGGCGCGGGACCTGCGAGACGCGGGCGTAAACACGATCTATACCAGCTTCGACGGGGTCAGTCCGGAGACGAACGTCAAGAACTACTGGGAGATGCCCGAGGCGATCCGGACCTACCGGGAGGCGGACCTGCCGGTCGTTCTCGTGCCGACGCTCATCGGCGGGTACAACATCGCGGAGGTGGGCGAGATACTCAGGTTCGCGGCCGCAAATTCGGAGACGATCCGGGGCGTGAACTTTCAGCCGGTGTCACTCGTCGGCCGGATGCCCGACCACGAACGACACGAACAACGGATGACGATCCCCGATGCGATCCACGCCATCGAGGAGGGAACTGACGGTCAAATTCCTGCAGACGCCTGGTATCCGATCCCGAGCGTCCTTCCAGTCTCGGAGTTCGCCAAAACCTGGAACGACGCCCCGCTGTATGAGCTCTCGAATCACTTCGCCTGTGGCATGGCGACCTACGTCTATGAGGACGGTGATTCCCTCGTCCCTATCACGGACTTCTTCGAGGTCGGCCCGTTCCTCCAGGCGCTCCGGGAGATCGCGGATGCATACGAGGAACCGTTGTCGAGATTCGAGCGGAGCCGGGTCGGTGCGCGGTTGGCCTGGGAACTCTACCAGGCGGTCGACAGGGGTGCCCAACCCGAGAACGTCCAGATCGGGAAGTGGTTGCTCGAAGCGCTTACTGCAGGCACGTACGAGGGATTGGTGGAGTTCCACGAGAACTCGCTGTTTCTCGGCATGATGCACTTCATGGACCCGTACAACTACGACGTCGATCGGGTGCAACGATGTGACGTTCACTACGGAATGCCCGACGGTCGGGTAGTTCCGTTCTGTGCGTATAACGTCATCCCGGACCTGTATCGGGACACAACCCAAGAGGAGTACGCAGTGACGGCCGAGGAGTGGGCTGACCGCGAGTATGCGACTCTCACCGACTCCGACGCGCCGGACCGAACACGACTCCGCTCGGAGATGGTCACGGGCCGCGAGGAGGACGAGGAGTTCCTCCGGGAAGGGCCGGGTATCTACGGGTACGACGTGAAACGACGCCGCAGGATCGACGAGGACGATCAGTCACGAATTCGTGAGACGTATCGTCGAGCTATCGAGGATCTCGAACCGGTGTAG
- a CDS encoding heavy metal translocating P-type ATPase, whose translation MTTVDDGTERLELEVPEMDCPSCAGKVSNALDRLGGVAYETRPTAGKVIVRYDPDEWSPSEIADAVRGAGYNIVDSSVPIPGVGDGDHRDGDGTNRVITDPDSVWWSERAIKTWVSGIFALVGLLVEFPMSGANAEILAVLGRDLLVADLLFLAVTAAAGETILKNGYYSARNRSLDIDLLISIAIIGALLASFGFGAGLYLEAALLSFLFSVAELLEQYSIDRARNSLRELLNLSPDEATVRRDGEELTIPVEDVRVGDVAIVRPGEKIPMDGTVQAGESAVNQAPITGESVPVDKMPGDEVFAGTINESGYLEVEVTAEAAENTLSRIIQLVEAARANRTEREQFVDRFAGYYTPIVVALAIFTAIVPPLLIADGLTVELLAGYSYTFPGAWEIWFLYGLTLLVLACPCAFVISTPVSVVSGITSAAKNGVLIKGGNHLETMGEIDAIALDKTGTLTKGELVVTDVVPLNGHSESDVLRCARGIESRSEHPIGEAIVEHAADRGIDRPPVGDFESLTGKGVEATVGERRHYAGKPGLFEELGFDLTHVHAATDGGVVTAKSRSICERNDCLDLLEETIPRLQSEGKTVVLVGTEAGLEGVIAVADDLRPEAKATVDRLRALGVSRIVMLTGDNERTAGAIASEVGVDEYRAGLLPEGKVAAIEELRQAGDRVAMVGDGVNDAPSLATADVGIAMGAAGTDTAIETADIALMGDDLSRLPYLYKLSHSSNGVIRQNIWSSLAAKAALAAGVPFGLVPVWAAVLIGDAGMTVAVTGNALRLSRISPGDS comes from the coding sequence ATGACTACCGTAGACGACGGGACCGAACGCCTCGAACTCGAGGTCCCGGAGATGGACTGTCCATCGTGTGCCGGCAAGGTTTCCAACGCCCTCGACCGACTCGGTGGCGTCGCCTACGAAACCCGCCCGACTGCTGGGAAGGTAATCGTCCGGTACGACCCCGACGAATGGTCGCCATCGGAGATCGCCGACGCCGTGAGAGGTGCGGGCTACAACATCGTCGACTCGTCGGTTCCGATCCCGGGCGTCGGAGACGGCGACCACCGGGACGGGGACGGAACGAACCGCGTAATCACCGACCCCGACAGCGTCTGGTGGAGCGAGCGCGCGATCAAAACGTGGGTCAGCGGAATCTTCGCGCTCGTCGGGCTGCTCGTCGAGTTCCCGATGTCGGGGGCGAACGCCGAGATCCTCGCCGTGCTGGGACGGGACCTCCTGGTTGCGGATCTGCTGTTCCTCGCGGTGACGGCGGCCGCCGGGGAGACCATCCTCAAAAACGGATACTATTCGGCCCGAAACCGGAGTCTCGACATCGACCTGCTGATCTCGATCGCGATCATCGGCGCGCTGCTCGCCAGTTTCGGCTTCGGAGCCGGGCTGTACCTGGAGGCGGCGCTGCTTTCGTTCCTGTTCAGCGTGGCGGAACTGCTCGAACAGTACTCCATCGACAGGGCTCGAAACTCGCTGCGGGAGCTTTTGAACCTCTCGCCGGACGAGGCGACGGTCAGGCGGGACGGCGAAGAGCTCACGATCCCCGTCGAGGACGTCCGCGTCGGCGACGTCGCGATCGTTCGCCCCGGCGAGAAGATCCCGATGGACGGGACCGTCCAGGCCGGAGAAAGCGCCGTCAACCAGGCGCCGATCACCGGCGAGTCGGTGCCGGTAGACAAGATGCCCGGCGACGAGGTGTTCGCGGGCACGATCAACGAGTCGGGCTACCTGGAGGTCGAAGTCACCGCCGAAGCCGCCGAGAACACCCTCTCGCGGATCATCCAGCTGGTGGAGGCCGCCCGGGCGAACAGGACCGAGCGCGAGCAGTTCGTCGACCGGTTCGCGGGATATTACACCCCGATTGTGGTCGCGCTGGCGATCTTCACGGCGATCGTCCCGCCGCTTTTGATCGCCGACGGGCTGACTGTCGAACTTCTCGCCGGCTACAGCTACACGTTCCCGGGCGCCTGGGAGATCTGGTTCCTCTACGGACTGACGCTTCTGGTGCTCGCATGTCCGTGTGCGTTCGTCATCTCAACGCCCGTCTCGGTCGTCTCCGGGATCACCAGCGCCGCCAAGAACGGCGTCCTCATCAAGGGAGGCAATCACCTCGAGACGATGGGTGAGATCGACGCCATCGCCCTCGACAAGACCGGCACCCTCACGAAAGGGGAACTGGTCGTCACCGACGTCGTCCCCCTGAACGGCCACAGCGAGTCGGACGTCCTCCGGTGTGCCCGGGGGATCGAATCCCGGTCGGAGCATCCGATCGGGGAGGCGATCGTCGAGCACGCCGCCGACCGTGGGATCGATCGACCACCAGTCGGCGACTTCGAGAGCCTCACCGGCAAAGGAGTCGAAGCGACCGTCGGCGAACGGAGACATTACGCCGGCAAGCCCGGACTCTTCGAGGAGCTCGGGTTCGACCTGACCCACGTCCACGCCGCCACCGACGGTGGGGTCGTCACCGCCAAGAGCCGGAGCATCTGCGAGCGAAACGACTGTCTCGATCTGCTCGAGGAGACGATTCCCCGGCTCCAGTCGGAGGGCAAGACGGTGGTTCTGGTCGGCACCGAAGCGGGGCTGGAGGGTGTGATCGCCGTCGCCGACGATCTCCGGCCGGAGGCGAAGGCCACCGTCGACCGGCTCCGGGCGCTCGGAGTCAGTCGGATCGTCATGCTCACCGGCGACAACGAGCGGACTGCGGGGGCGATCGCCTCCGAAGTCGGCGTTGACGAGTATCGAGCGGGGCTCCTCCCGGAGGGGAAGGTCGCGGCGATCGAGGAGCTCAGGCAGGCGGGGGATCGCGTCGCAATGGTTGGCGATGGGGTCAACGACGCCCCGTCGCTGGCGACAGCGGACGTGGGGATCGCGATGGGTGCAGCCGGCACCGATACTGCAATCGAGACAGCCGACATCGCGCTCATGGGCGATGACCTCTCGCGGTTGCCATACCTATATAAACTGTCTCACAGCTCGAACGGCGTCATCAGACAGAATATCTGGTCGAGCCTCGCAGCGAAGGCGGCGCTGGCCGCTGGCGTCCCGTTCGGCCTGGTACCCGTGTGGGCGGCGGTGTTGATCGGCGACGCCGGCATGACGGTTGCCGTCACCGGGAACGCGCTCCGTCTGTCACGAATCAGTCCCGGTGATTCGTAG
- a CDS encoding type II toxin-antitoxin system HicA family toxin: MTVAPPYSSRELVNALTEMGYQPVDRAGSHLKLRYIHPETGEVRNVTIPMGKEISGDTLRSIATQCGANDFQSWCDWIDEIL, encoded by the coding sequence GTGACTGTGGCTCCCCCGTATTCATCCCGTGAACTCGTGAACGCTCTCACAGAGATGGGGTACCAGCCTGTAGACCGAGCTGGTAGTCATCTGAAACTTCGATACATACATCCAGAAACCGGAGAAGTTCGGAACGTGACGATTCCAATGGGAAAAGAAATCAGTGGTGACACATTACGCAGCATCGCTACTCAGTGTGGTGCAAACGATTTTCAGTCGTGGTGTGACTGGATCGACGAGATTCTCTGA
- a CDS encoding type II toxin-antitoxin system HicB family antitoxin yields the protein MAKADAPETPRREIRLVQEEGGEWSAIDEETGVASQGETRSEALVNLDEAVALHNGEIGEPVTDADLRDLGLDPDTVPDEQREPDAPWFSE from the coding sequence ATGGCTAAAGCTGACGCTCCGGAGACACCACGACGTGAAATCCGTCTCGTCCAAGAGGAAGGCGGAGAGTGGTCAGCCATCGACGAAGAGACTGGTGTGGCCAGTCAGGGCGAAACTCGTTCTGAAGCTCTGGTGAATTTGGATGAAGCAGTCGCGTTGCACAACGGAGAAATCGGTGAGCCAGTAACCGACGCCGATCTGCGCGACCTGGGACTCGACCCAGATACAGTTCCGGACGAGCAACGCGAACCTGATGCCCCCTGGTTCTCTGAGTGA
- the asd gene encoding aspartate-semialdehyde dehydrogenase: MTVHVGILGATGAVGQRFIQLLDEHPTFELAAVTASEASAGKRYAEAAKWRVDTPIPEEIADMEVVETTPEAVPDDVDLLFSSLPSGVASDVEPAFLEDGYVVSSNSSNDRMAPDVPLTIPEINPDHLGLIEVQREERGWDGALVKNPNCSTITMVPTLSALDEFGLERVRVSTLQAVSGAGYSGVTSMEIIDNALPHIGGEEEKMETESRKLLGSFDGAELDLHDADVSASCNRIPTIDGHLENVFAALAEEPDAEEVREAMRSLPGIDLPSAPDQLIHVFGEEQPDRPQPRLDRTTENGMAVVAGGVETTVDGVKYNCLAHNTIRGAAGASILNGELLVEEGWI; the protein is encoded by the coding sequence ATGACTGTACATGTAGGCATTCTCGGCGCCACCGGCGCCGTTGGCCAGCGATTCATCCAGCTACTCGACGAGCACCCGACGTTCGAACTCGCCGCAGTGACCGCCAGCGAAGCAAGCGCGGGCAAACGGTACGCGGAGGCTGCGAAGTGGCGCGTCGACACCCCGATCCCGGAGGAGATCGCAGACATGGAGGTCGTCGAGACGACCCCCGAGGCCGTTCCCGACGACGTCGACCTGCTGTTCTCTTCGCTCCCGTCGGGCGTCGCAAGCGACGTCGAGCCGGCGTTCCTCGAGGACGGCTACGTCGTCTCCTCGAACTCCTCGAACGACCGCATGGCGCCGGACGTGCCGCTCACGATCCCCGAGATCAATCCCGATCACCTCGGACTGATCGAAGTCCAGCGCGAGGAACGGGGCTGGGACGGTGCGCTAGTAAAAAACCCGAACTGTTCGACGATCACGATGGTCCCGACGCTTTCGGCCCTCGACGAGTTCGGGCTCGAACGGGTTCGCGTCTCGACGTTGCAGGCGGTCTCGGGGGCGGGCTACTCCGGGGTCACCTCGATGGAGATCATCGACAACGCCCTCCCGCACATCGGCGGCGAGGAGGAGAAGATGGAAACGGAGTCCCGGAAACTCCTGGGCTCGTTCGACGGCGCCGAACTCGACCTTCACGACGCGGACGTCTCCGCCTCCTGCAACCGGATCCCGACGATCGACGGCCACCTCGAGAACGTCTTCGCCGCGCTCGCCGAGGAGCCGGACGCCGAAGAGGTCCGGGAGGCGATGCGCTCGCTGCCGGGGATCGACCTCCCCAGCGCCCCCGACCAGTTGATCCACGTCTTCGGCGAGGAGCAGCCCGACCGGCCGCAGCCGCGGCTCGACCGGACGACCGAAAACGGCATGGCGGTCGTCGCCGGCGGCGTCGAGACCACCGTCGACGGGGTGAAGTACAACTGTCTGGCCCACAACACGATCCGCGGCGCGGCGGGCGCGTCGATCCTCAACGGCGAGTTGCTGGTCGAGGAAGGTTGGATCTGA
- the larB gene encoding nickel pincer cofactor biosynthesis protein LarB, protein MDLQDVLEDVAAGETTVEEARRAIDGYTRVDDFARLDTGRADRAGIPEVVLGDGKSIEHLRSIALSFLEERGHVVLTRVDEAAVDTLDGVAHDIDWYPESRILVLQTAAYEPPEPDGTVAVVSGGTADVPVAEEAAVTAREMGCTVETFYDVGVAGIHRILSEADALARTDAVVVAAGREGALPTVVAGLVDVPVIGLPVSIGYGHGGGGEAALAGMLQSCTVLSTVNIDAGFVAGAQAAQIART, encoded by the coding sequence ATGGACCTACAGGACGTTCTCGAAGACGTCGCCGCAGGCGAGACAACAGTCGAGGAAGCGCGGCGGGCCATCGACGGCTACACGCGCGTGGACGACTTCGCCCGCCTCGACACCGGCAGGGCAGATCGCGCCGGGATCCCGGAGGTCGTCCTCGGGGACGGAAAATCGATCGAACATCTCCGCTCGATTGCACTCTCGTTTCTCGAGGAACGAGGACACGTCGTTCTGACCAGGGTCGACGAAGCCGCAGTCGACACCCTCGACGGGGTCGCTCACGACATCGACTGGTATCCGGAATCGCGGATCCTCGTGCTCCAGACAGCCGCGTACGAACCCCCCGAGCCGGACGGCACGGTTGCGGTAGTCTCCGGCGGGACCGCGGACGTTCCGGTGGCCGAGGAGGCTGCCGTGACCGCACGCGAAATGGGCTGTACCGTCGAAACGTTCTACGACGTCGGCGTGGCCGGCATCCACAGGATCCTCTCGGAGGCTGATGCCCTGGCACGTACCGACGCCGTCGTCGTCGCCGCCGGACGGGAGGGGGCATTGCCGACGGTCGTCGCCGGGCTCGTCGACGTTCCGGTGATCGGTCTGCCGGTGTCGATCGGCTACGGTCACGGCGGCGGGGGCGAGGCCGCCCTGGCGGGAATGCTGCAGTCCTGTACCGTGCTCTCGACGGTGAACATCGACGCGGGGTTCGTCGCCGGCGCGCAGGCGGCACAGATCGCCAGAACCTGA
- the larE gene encoding ATP-dependent sacrificial sulfur transferase LarE, which produces MSDIAGTINEITADLGSRDGGVVVAFSGGVDSSVVAALAHDALGDDAVAVTARSETLPQAELESATRVAKEIGIRHETVSFSELDDDRFVENDDERCYYCRTMRLGELYDAAAKLGIDTVCDGTNASDIDGGHRPGLQAVDEQEAYSPLLAHGVTKAQVRAIASSYDLSVADKPSMACLSSRIPTGQQVTEARLSRIEWAEQFLRDWGFSQFRVRDHDGMARIEIGADELEAAFDPAFARAAREHIQEAGFDTVTLDLEGYRTGSVSPEGEN; this is translated from the coding sequence ATGTCTGACATCGCCGGCACCATCAACGAGATAACGGCAGACCTCGGCTCCAGGGACGGTGGCGTCGTCGTCGCGTTCAGCGGCGGCGTGGATTCCTCGGTCGTCGCCGCGCTCGCACACGACGCCCTCGGCGACGACGCCGTCGCCGTGACTGCCAGAAGCGAAACGCTCCCGCAGGCGGAGCTCGAATCTGCGACACGCGTCGCAAAAGAGATCGGAATCCGCCACGAAACCGTCTCGTTTAGCGAACTGGACGACGACCGGTTCGTCGAAAACGACGACGAGCGGTGTTACTACTGCCGGACGATGCGACTGGGGGAGCTGTACGACGCCGCAGCAAAGCTGGGTATCGACACTGTCTGTGACGGCACCAACGCAAGCGACATCGACGGGGGACATCGCCCGGGCCTGCAGGCGGTCGACGAACAGGAGGCGTACTCGCCGCTTTTGGCTCACGGCGTCACCAAAGCGCAGGTTCGCGCCATCGCCTCGTCGTACGACCTGTCTGTGGCGGACAAACCGTCGATGGCCTGCCTCTCCTCTCGCATCCCGACCGGACAGCAGGTGACCGAAGCGCGGCTCTCCCGGATCGAGTGGGCCGAACAGTTCCTTCGGGACTGGGGGTTCTCTCAGTTCCGCGTCCGGGACCACGACGGGATGGCCAGGATCGAAATCGGCGCGGACGAACTCGAGGCGGCGTTCGATCCGGCGTTCGCACGGGCCGCAAGAGAGCACATCCAAGAAGCCGGATTCGACACCGTCACGCTGGACCTCGAAGGGTATCGAACCGGGAGCGTGAGTCCGGAGGGCGAGAACTGA